The Astatotilapia calliptera chromosome 2, fAstCal1.2, whole genome shotgun sequence genome includes a window with the following:
- the LOC113009182 gene encoding protocadherin beta-16-like codes for MAFGVEHRDRVVRWRMRLTASLFVFHVLFLYRAEAQIRYSIPEELKTGSLVGNVAQDLGLDLKRLRSGRARIVTGESIQYTELKTDKGTLVVNERIDREQLCGDLTPCSFTFEILLEKPMELHPVTIEVLDVNDNAPTFQNSHLEFEISESAALGSRFVLESAEDADVGQNSLQNYILTPTDNFVLKQYVNPDGSKYAEMMLQKPLDREVQPRLSLKLLAVDGGNPQKSGTVNIEVNVLDANDNAPVFNQSLYKAAVIENAPKGTHVVTVNASDIDTGSNGKVAYYFSKSKAGIADLFDIDEATGRIYVAKEIDFEMDKKIEFRVEAKDQGGLTDSSKVEIEVLDINDNAPVINVMSFTSPVSEDSAPGTTLGIINVKDLDSGENGQVRCTIEGSVPFKIKSNVRSYYTLITDAALDRESLSEFNITVIASDAGSPPLSTRKTFNLKVSDVNDNSPKFPRNFYRAWIVENNSPGLSIMTVNAKDPDENQNARVSYILEDCEINGSPVSEYVSVNAESGVVHAVRSFDYEQIKQLLFIVKAQDGGSPPLSSNVTVKIMIQDQNDNPPQVLYPVQTGGSLVAEMVPRSADVGYLVTKVVAVDVDSGQNAWLSYKLQKATDRALFEVGLQNGEIRTIRQVTDKDAVKQRLTVIVEDNGQPSRSATVIVNVAVADSFPEVLSEFTELTHDKEYNDNLTFYLVLALAVVSFLFITCLVVIISVKIYRWRQSRILYHSNLPVIPYYPPRYSDTLGTGTLPHVYNYEVCRTTDSRKSDCKFGRAGSQNVLIMDPSSTGTMQRIQSEKSILDEPDSPLEVSQRYSVFILFYFASMK; via the coding sequence ATGGCATTTGGAGTAGAACATCGAGACCGAGTTGTAAGATGGCGAATGCGACTTACAGCcagcctgtttgtttttcacgtCCTTTTTCTTTATCGAGCGGAGGCACAGATCCGATATTCGATCCCAGAGGAGCTGAAAACAGGGTCCCTTGTTGGAAATGTGGCACAAGATCTTGGCTTGGATCTAAAAAGGCTTCGTTCTGGACGGGCCCGTATCGTTACGGGAGAAAGCATTCAGTACACAGAGCTGAAAACAGACAAAGGGACTTTAGTTGTGAATGAGAGAATAGACCGAGAGCAGCTTTGTGGGGATTTGACTCCATGTAGCTTTACCTTTGAGATTTTATTGGAAAAACCGATGGAGCTGCACCCTGTGACGATAGAGGTATTGGATGTAAATGATAACGCTCCCACTTTTCAGAACAGTCACTTGGAATTTGAAATAAGCGAATCTGCTGCGCTCGGTTCCCGTTTTGTGCTGGAGAGTGCGGAGGACGCTGATGTTGGGCAAAACAGTCTGCAGAACTACATTTTAACTCCGACAGACAATTTTGTGTTGAAACAATATGTTAATCCGGATGGAAGTAAATATGCTGAAATGATGCTTCAGAAGCCTTTAGACAGAGAGGTACAGCCACGCCTATCTTTAAAACTGTTGGCCGTTGATGGTGGAAATCCACAGAAATCTGGGACAGTAAATATAGAGGTAAACGTATTAGATGCGAATGACAATGCTCCGGTGTTTAATCAATCCTTATATAAGGCCGCGGTGATTGAAAATGCCCCAAAAGGCACGCATGTTGTTACAGTGAATGCGAGCGACATTGATACCGGTTCAAATGGAAAAGTGGCATATTACTTTTCAAAATCAAAGGCAGGGATAGCTGATTTATTCGATATAGATGAAGCTACTGGTCGAATATATGTGGCAAAGGAAATCGACTTTGAAATGGACAAAAAGATTGAGTTCAGAGTTGAAGCGAAAGATCAAGGGGGACTGACAGATTCTAGTAAAGTTGAAATTGAGGTCTTGGATATAAACGATAATGCACCGGTCATTAACGTGATGTCATTCACTAGTCCTGTGTCAGAAGACTCAGCTCCGGGTACCACTCTTGGCATTATTAATGTGAAAGATCTTGATTCGGGTGAAAACGGACAGGTAAGGTGCACGATCGAAGGCAGTGTtccttttaaaattaaatccaatgTGAGAAGTTATTATACACTGATAACTGATGCTGCCTTAGATCGTGAAAGTTTGTCAGAATTTAACATCACCGTTATTGCCTCAGACGCGGGCTCCCCTCCGCTGTCAACCAGAAAAACTTTTAATCTAAAGGTGTCAGATGTTAATGACAATTCCCCCAAATTTCCTCGAAATTTTTATAGGGCTTGGATTGTGGAAAATAACTCTCCTGGTCTTTCTATCATGACTGTTAATGCTAAAGACCCCGATGAAAACCAAAACGCCCGCGTTTCCTACATTTTGGAAGATTGTGAGATTAATGGATCTCCAGTATCTGAATACGTTTCTGTTAATGCAGAAAGTGGAGTGGTGCATGCAGTGCGTTCGTTTGACTATGAGCAAATCAAACAACTGTTATTCATTGTAAAAGCGCAGGATGGAGGCTCTCCTCCACTCAGCAGCAATGTGACTGTGAAAATAATGATCCAAGACCAGAATGACAACCCCCCTCAGGTTCTGTACCCAGTCCAAACTGGTGGCTCTCTGGTGGCTGAAATGGTTCCTCGTTCAGCAGATGTGGGCTATCTGGTGACTAAAGTGGTGGCTGTTGATGTGGACTCTGGACAGAATGCCTGGCTCTCCTACAAACTGCAGAAAGCCACAGACAGGGCGCTGTTTGAAGTGGGTTTACAGAATGGAGAAATCAGAACTATCCGCCAAGTCACTGATAAAGATGCTGTCAAACAAAGACTGACTGTTATAGTGGAGGACAACGGGCAGCCCTCTCGTTCAGCTACAGTCATTGTTAACGTGGCGGTGGCAGATAGCTTCCCTGAAGTGCTATCGGAGTTCACTGAGTTGACACATGACAAGGAGTACAATGACAACCTGACTTTTTACTTGGTCCTGGCTctggctgtagtttccttcctcttcatcaCGTGTTTAGTGGTTATCATATCAGTCAAAATCTACAGGTGGAGACAGTCTCGCATCCTGTATCACTCCAACCTGCCTGTCATTCCATATTATCCACCACGTTACTCAGACACTTTGGGCACAGGGACTCTGCCACATGTGTACAATTACGAGGTGTGCAGGACGACTGACTCCAGAAAGAGTGACTGTAAGTTCGGCAGAGCTGGTAGTCAGAACGTGCTGATAATGGACCCCAGTTCTACAGGAACGATGCAGCGGATACAGAGTGAAAAGAGCATCCTGGATGAACCAGACTCTCCTCTAGAGGTCAGTCAAAgatattctgtatttattctCTTCTATTTTGCTTCAATGAAATAG